A stretch of the Amycolatopsis sp. BJA-103 genome encodes the following:
- a CDS encoding urease subunit gamma produces MHLSPQERDKLLIHVAADVARKRLERGVLLNYPEAVALITDHVLEGARDGRTVSELVAGGRSVLSRAQVLDGVPEMVDSVQVEATFPDGTKLVTVHDPIV; encoded by the coding sequence ATGCACCTGAGCCCCCAGGAGCGGGACAAACTGCTCATCCACGTCGCGGCGGACGTAGCGCGCAAACGCCTGGAACGCGGGGTCCTCCTGAACTACCCCGAGGCGGTGGCACTGATCACCGACCACGTTCTCGAAGGCGCCAGGGACGGCCGGACGGTGAGCGAACTCGTCGCCGGCGGCCGGTCGGTGCTCTCCCGGGCACAAGTGCTGGACGGCGTGCCGGAAATGGTCGATTCCGTCCAGGTCGAAGCCACTTTCCCCGACGGTACGAAGCTCGTCACCGTGCACGACCCGATCGTCTAG
- a CDS encoding citrate synthase 2, with amino-acid sequence MSASTISTNQPSDQVDDGFRPGLEGVVAFRTEIAEPDRDGGALRYRGVDIEDLAGKVTFGDVWGLLVDSRFGHGLPPAEPFPLPVHTGDVRVDVQAALAMLAPIWGYRPLLDITDEEARDQLARASVMALSYVAQSARGIGQPAVPQTRVDEAKSITERFMVRWRGEPDPAHVKAIDAYWVSAAEHGLNASTFTARVIASTGADVAAALSGAIGAMSGPLHGGAPARVLPMIEEVEKTGDAAGLVKGILDRKERMMGFGHRVYRAEDPRARVLRRTCQELGASRYEAAAELEQVALKELRERRPDHPIETNVEFWAAVILDFAQVPPHMMPAMFSSARTAGWAAHILEQKKTGRLVRPSAKYVGPEPRKPEDVEGWDLVAKQV; translated from the coding sequence GTGAGTGCCTCCACGATCAGCACCAATCAGCCGTCCGACCAGGTCGACGACGGTTTCCGACCGGGCCTCGAAGGCGTTGTCGCCTTCCGGACCGAAATCGCCGAGCCCGACCGTGACGGTGGCGCGCTGCGCTATCGCGGTGTCGACATCGAGGATCTCGCCGGCAAGGTGACCTTCGGTGACGTCTGGGGTCTTCTCGTCGACAGCCGGTTCGGCCACGGGCTACCGCCCGCCGAACCGTTCCCGCTGCCGGTGCACACCGGCGACGTCCGGGTCGACGTCCAGGCCGCGCTGGCCATGCTCGCCCCCATCTGGGGCTACCGGCCGCTGCTCGACATCACCGACGAAGAAGCCCGCGACCAGCTGGCCCGCGCTTCGGTGATGGCGCTTTCCTACGTCGCCCAGTCCGCTCGCGGCATCGGGCAGCCCGCCGTCCCGCAGACCCGGGTCGACGAGGCGAAGTCGATCACCGAGCGGTTCATGGTCCGCTGGCGCGGTGAGCCCGACCCGGCCCACGTCAAGGCCATCGACGCCTACTGGGTCTCGGCCGCCGAGCACGGTCTCAACGCCTCGACCTTCACCGCCCGCGTCATCGCCTCGACCGGTGCCGACGTCGCCGCGGCCCTGTCCGGCGCGATCGGCGCCATGTCCGGCCCGCTGCACGGCGGCGCGCCGGCGCGGGTGCTGCCGATGATCGAAGAGGTCGAGAAGACCGGCGACGCCGCCGGCCTGGTCAAGGGCATCCTGGACCGCAAGGAACGGATGATGGGCTTCGGGCACCGCGTGTACCGCGCGGAAGACCCGCGGGCGCGCGTGCTGCGCCGCACCTGCCAGGAACTCGGCGCGTCACGCTACGAGGCGGCCGCCGAACTGGAGCAGGTGGCGCTGAAGGAGCTGCGCGAGCGGCGTCCGGATCACCCGATCGAGACCAACGTCGAGTTCTGGGCGGCCGTGATCCTGGACTTCGCCCAGGTGCCGCCGCACATGATGCCCGCGATGTTCAGCTCGGCCCGCACCGCCGGCTGGGCCGCCCACATCCTGGAGCAGAAGAAGACCGGCCGCCTCGTGCGCCCGTCGGCCAAGTACGTCGGGCCGGAGCCGCGCAAGCCGGAAGACGTCGAAGGCTGGGACCTGGTCGCGAAGCAGGTCTAG
- a CDS encoding TetR/AcrR family transcriptional regulator encodes MSPQARREDLIRAALDLFGSRAPELVTVDDIIARAEVSRPLFYRYFSSLRELQVEALKTVTEGLIDGLAGLEEGPPETRLRAAVRGLIDVADHYRAGYVALLRSGSVIATSETDAAIDEVRNRAVELILDALVVPEPSPMLMLTLRCWTAVVEGALLSWLQERSVPREVLDGWLVDQLTAMLATTARHDSSVPQTL; translated from the coding sequence ATGTCGCCCCAGGCGCGCCGCGAGGACCTGATCCGCGCCGCGCTGGACCTGTTCGGCTCGCGCGCGCCCGAACTCGTCACGGTCGACGACATCATCGCCCGCGCCGAGGTCTCGAGGCCGTTGTTCTACCGGTACTTCTCGAGCCTGAGGGAACTGCAGGTCGAGGCGCTGAAGACGGTCACCGAAGGGCTCATCGACGGCCTGGCCGGACTCGAGGAAGGCCCGCCCGAAACGCGGCTGCGGGCCGCCGTCCGCGGGCTGATCGACGTCGCCGACCACTACCGGGCGGGCTACGTCGCCCTGTTGCGCAGCGGTTCGGTGATCGCGACCTCGGAGACGGACGCGGCGATCGACGAGGTCCGCAACCGCGCCGTCGAGCTCATCCTCGACGCGCTGGTGGTGCCGGAGCCCTCGCCCATGCTCATGCTGACTTTGCGGTGCTGGACCGCTGTCGTCGAGGGTGCCCTGCTGAGCTGGCTGCAGGAGCGCTCCGTGCCGCGCGAGGTGCTCGACGGCTGGCTGGTCGATCAGCTGACGGCCATGCTCGCCACTACCGCTCGGCACGATTCTTCGGTCCCGCAGACGCTATGA
- a CDS encoding SDR family oxidoreductase → MTASDGVRLSVRVTGVDDAPTVVLVHGYPDNGSMWDGVAALLERRFRVVVYDVRGAGRSDKPSGRKSYKLDQLSDDLAAVVDEVQPEGKVHLLAHDWGSIQTWHSVTGDRLRGRLASFTSISGPSLDHAGAWFRAQMRPNPRRLKNALAQGTHSTYILGFQLPLIPQLLWRTGAMGALIGRMDPAAAAPSTSDGLYGLNLYRANMFTRLSRPKPRNAEIPVQVLAPTGDKFVTTPLQTEIERWAPDLRVRRIAGTHWVVREKPQVIATATAELIDHVEGGEESRALKQAREGGFAHKLVVVTGAGSGIGRATALAFADKGADLVITDINGSAAADTAKLLRDKGVTVGEYTVDSSDAEAVEKFAQQVKEEFGVPDIVVNNAGIGLSGPFLDTTVKDWERLIDVNLWGVIHGCRVFAEQMRDRAEGGQIVNVASAAAYLPSKILSAYATTKSAVLTLSVCLRAELAAENIGVTAICPGIVNTNITSTTRFVGVDDVEQKRRQKSSSKLYAKRGFGPEKVARDILRAVEKDKAIQPSTPEAKAALVLSRLTPGLLRAAAKLDITP, encoded by the coding sequence GTGACGGCCAGCGACGGTGTCCGCCTCTCGGTCCGGGTGACCGGTGTCGACGACGCGCCCACGGTGGTGCTCGTCCACGGTTATCCGGACAACGGCTCCATGTGGGACGGCGTCGCCGCCCTGCTGGAACGCCGTTTCCGGGTCGTCGTCTACGACGTCCGCGGCGCGGGCCGTTCGGACAAGCCTTCGGGACGCAAGTCCTACAAGCTGGACCAGCTGTCCGATGACCTCGCCGCGGTCGTCGACGAGGTCCAGCCCGAGGGCAAGGTCCACCTGCTCGCCCACGACTGGGGCTCCATCCAGACCTGGCATTCCGTCACCGGCGACAGGCTGCGCGGACGGCTCGCGTCGTTCACGTCGATCTCCGGACCGAGCCTCGATCACGCCGGCGCGTGGTTCCGCGCGCAGATGCGCCCGAATCCGAGGCGACTCAAGAACGCGCTCGCGCAGGGCACGCACTCGACGTACATCCTCGGCTTCCAGCTTCCCTTGATCCCGCAACTGCTGTGGCGCACCGGCGCGATGGGCGCGCTCATCGGCCGCATGGACCCGGCGGCGGCCGCACCCTCCACTTCGGACGGCCTCTACGGGCTCAACCTCTACCGCGCCAACATGTTCACGCGTCTCTCCCGGCCGAAGCCGCGTAACGCCGAGATCCCGGTGCAGGTGCTCGCGCCCACCGGCGACAAGTTCGTCACCACGCCGCTGCAGACCGAGATCGAGCGCTGGGCGCCGGATCTGCGCGTCCGCCGGATCGCCGGCACGCACTGGGTGGTCCGCGAAAAGCCGCAGGTGATCGCGACCGCCACCGCCGAGCTGATCGACCACGTCGAAGGCGGCGAGGAAAGCCGCGCGCTCAAGCAAGCCCGAGAGGGTGGTTTCGCGCACAAGCTCGTCGTGGTCACCGGCGCGGGCAGCGGGATCGGCCGCGCGACGGCGCTCGCGTTCGCGGACAAGGGCGCCGACCTCGTCATCACCGACATCAACGGCTCGGCGGCCGCGGACACCGCGAAACTCCTGCGGGACAAGGGTGTCACCGTCGGGGAGTACACAGTGGACTCCTCCGACGCCGAAGCGGTCGAGAAGTTCGCCCAGCAGGTCAAGGAGGAGTTCGGCGTCCCGGACATCGTCGTGAACAACGCGGGGATCGGCCTGTCGGGCCCGTTTCTCGACACGACAGTCAAGGACTGGGAACGCCTCATCGACGTGAACCTGTGGGGCGTCATCCACGGTTGCCGCGTCTTCGCCGAGCAGATGCGGGACCGGGCCGAAGGCGGCCAGATCGTCAACGTCGCCTCGGCCGCCGCGTACCTGCCGTCGAAGATCCTTTCCGCCTACGCCACCACGAAATCCGCCGTGCTGACGCTGAGCGTGTGCCTGCGTGCCGAGCTCGCCGCCGAGAACATCGGCGTCACCGCGATCTGCCCCGGCATCGTGAACACCAACATCACCAGCACCACGCGGTTCGTCGGCGTCGACGACGTCGAGCAGAAGCGGCGCCAGAAGTCGAGCAGCAAGCTGTACGCGAAACGCGGCTTCGGCCCGGAGAAGGTCGCGCGGGACATCCTGCGCGCCGTCGAGAAGGACAAGGCGATCCAGCCGTCGACCCCGGAGGCCAAGGCCGCGCTCGTCCTCTCCCGGCTCACCCCCGGACTGCTGCGGGCCGCGGCGAAGCTGGACATCACCCCGTGA